From a region of the Deltaproteobacteria bacterium genome:
- a CDS encoding response regulator produces the protein MTPLDVLVIDNEDVICKACHLVLTEKGHAVDYCKTGKSGLLALARSRYDLVLLDMKLPDMDGMDILRTLKDKMPPLRVIVMTGYSTLANAVQAMKLGATDYLSKPFTDDELVEAVENACALR, from the coding sequence ATGACACCGCTGGATGTCTTGGTAATTGACAATGAAGACGTGATCTGCAAGGCCTGCCATCTGGTGCTGACGGAAAAGGGGCATGCGGTCGATTATTGCAAGACCGGCAAATCCGGATTGCTTGCCTTGGCGCGGTCGCGCTATGACCTTGTACTGCTGGACATGAAGCTGCCGGATATGGACGGGATGGACATTCTCAGGACCTTGAAGGATAAGATGCCGCCGCTGCGCGTGATCGTCATGACCGGGTATTCCACCCTCGCCAATGCGGTGCAGGCCATGAAATTGGGTGCGACCGATTATCTTTCCAAGCCTTTTACGGATGATGAGTTGGTGGAGGCCGTTGAAAACGCATGCGCACTGAGGTGA